One window of the Herbiconiux sp. L3-i23 genome contains the following:
- a CDS encoding dihydrodipicolinate synthase family protein: MTDLAEHPTLDQADGGATTRRDILTAVPTAFDADGALDLDGSRKILRYVGESGNEGAFVLGTTGEFPAMTRDERKAVADLALEELGDRMRVVVHAGGVSTSEALEYVRHARDSGARELAALTPYYLPTTDAGLLDYFSRISDEAGDLDVYLYIYKFRSGNFVNPELIAKLAELPNVVGAKVSEEPFETLDAYRAVVPAEFRLYTGADRDLAFAADHGAQGVVSGVSSVLPKPFRELAAAADSGDADRLTAAQAAVDDVVSVIGGNMARMKAAYRTLDVVDTHVRMAIDAPDAAALAEIDRVIAQYR; encoded by the coding sequence GTGACCGACCTTGCAGAACACCCCACCCTCGACCAGGCCGACGGAGGCGCGACGACGCGGCGCGACATCCTCACGGCGGTGCCGACGGCGTTCGACGCCGACGGAGCGCTCGACCTCGACGGCAGCCGGAAGATCCTCCGCTACGTCGGCGAGTCCGGCAACGAGGGCGCCTTCGTGCTGGGCACCACCGGCGAGTTCCCGGCGATGACCCGCGACGAGCGCAAGGCCGTCGCCGACCTCGCTCTCGAGGAGCTCGGCGACCGGATGCGCGTCGTCGTCCACGCCGGAGGTGTCAGCACCTCCGAGGCGCTCGAGTACGTGCGACACGCACGCGACTCCGGTGCCCGTGAGCTCGCGGCGCTGACGCCGTACTACCTGCCGACGACCGACGCGGGGTTGCTCGACTACTTCAGTCGCATCTCGGATGAGGCGGGCGACCTCGATGTCTACCTCTACATCTACAAGTTCCGCAGCGGCAACTTCGTGAACCCCGAACTCATCGCGAAGCTCGCCGAGCTGCCGAACGTCGTCGGCGCCAAGGTGAGCGAGGAGCCGTTCGAGACCCTCGACGCCTACCGCGCCGTTGTTCCTGCGGAGTTCCGGCTCTACACCGGCGCCGACCGCGATCTGGCCTTCGCCGCCGACCACGGCGCCCAGGGCGTGGTCTCGGGAGTCTCGTCGGTGCTGCCGAAGCCATTCCGGGAGCTCGCCGCCGCGGCCGACTCCGGCGACGCGGACCGGCTCACCGCCGCGCAGGCGGCGGTCGACGACGTGGTCTCCGTCATCGGCGGCAACATGGCGCGGATGAAGGCCGCGTACCGCACACTCGACGTCGTCGACACGCACGTCCGCATGGCGATCGACGCGCCGGACGCCGCCGCGCTCGCTGAGATCGATCGGGTAATCGCGCAGTACCGCTGA
- a CDS encoding ABC-F family ATP-binding cassette domain-containing protein has protein sequence MAHLLGAERLGLEFPTKVVFESVTVGVGDGDRIGIVGRNGDGKSSLMRMLAGDLEPDSGQVTRRSGVRIGVLTQRDAFGSASTVSEAIVGSTPEHEWAGDARIRDVIAGLVTDLDWHAPLESLSGGQRRRVSLAALLVGDWDVLMLDEPTNHLDVEGIAWLAEHLKRRWSATSSALVVVTHDRWFLDEVCNTTWEVHDRIVEPFEGGYAAYILQRVERDRMAAATEAKRQNLMKKELAWLRRGAPARTAKPKFRIEAANQLIEDVPPVRDTVSLTRMATARLGKDVVDLLDVSFAYGDRPVLGGIEWRIAPGERTGILGANGAGKSTLLGLVTGALQPTSGRVKHGKTIKVATLTQQLEGLDEVADERVSAVVGRLRTSYVSGTGSSAVELTPGQLLERLGFSSAQLSTPVKDLSGGQKRRLQLLLILLDEPNVLILDEPTNDLDTDMLAAMEDLLDSWPGTLVVVSHDRYLMERVTDQQYAVIGGHLQHLPRGVEEYLELRRAQERAAAGTAAVAAPVATAAAPALSGADRRAAEKEVASLDRRIEKATAEKQQLHDAFATHDQSDYEGLAALQQRLADVDARIVDFETRWLELSEHLES, from the coding sequence ATGGCACATCTCCTCGGCGCCGAGCGTCTCGGTCTCGAGTTCCCCACCAAGGTCGTTTTCGAATCGGTCACCGTCGGCGTCGGGGACGGTGACCGCATCGGCATCGTCGGCCGCAACGGCGACGGCAAGTCGTCGCTCATGCGCATGCTCGCCGGCGACCTCGAACCCGACTCGGGCCAGGTGACCAGACGTAGCGGCGTCCGGATCGGCGTGCTCACCCAGCGCGACGCGTTCGGCTCCGCGTCCACCGTGTCGGAGGCCATCGTCGGCAGCACCCCCGAGCACGAGTGGGCGGGTGACGCTCGCATCCGCGACGTGATCGCCGGACTCGTCACCGACCTCGACTGGCACGCCCCGCTCGAGTCGCTGTCGGGCGGCCAGCGCCGCCGGGTCTCCCTCGCCGCGCTGCTCGTCGGCGACTGGGACGTCCTCATGCTCGACGAGCCCACCAACCATCTCGACGTCGAAGGCATCGCCTGGCTCGCCGAGCATCTGAAGCGCCGCTGGTCGGCCACCTCGTCGGCGCTCGTCGTCGTCACCCACGACCGCTGGTTCCTCGACGAGGTGTGCAACACCACGTGGGAGGTGCACGACCGCATCGTCGAACCGTTCGAAGGCGGCTACGCGGCGTACATCCTGCAGCGCGTCGAGCGCGACCGGATGGCGGCGGCGACCGAGGCGAAGCGGCAGAACCTGATGAAGAAGGAGCTGGCGTGGCTGCGCCGCGGGGCTCCGGCGCGTACCGCGAAGCCCAAGTTCCGGATCGAGGCCGCCAACCAGCTCATCGAGGACGTACCGCCGGTGCGCGACACCGTGTCGCTCACCCGCATGGCGACCGCGCGGCTCGGCAAGGACGTCGTCGACCTGCTCGACGTCTCGTTCGCGTACGGCGACCGTCCCGTGCTGGGCGGCATCGAATGGCGGATCGCGCCGGGTGAGCGCACCGGCATCCTCGGGGCGAACGGGGCAGGCAAGAGCACGCTGCTCGGGCTCGTCACCGGCGCGTTGCAACCGACCTCCGGGCGGGTCAAGCACGGGAAGACGATCAAGGTGGCGACCCTCACGCAGCAGCTCGAGGGGCTCGACGAGGTCGCCGACGAACGGGTCAGCGCCGTAGTCGGTCGGCTCCGCACCAGCTACGTGAGCGGCACCGGGTCGAGCGCCGTCGAGCTGACACCGGGGCAGCTGCTCGAGCGGCTCGGGTTCTCGTCGGCGCAGCTGTCGACCCCCGTGAAGGATCTGTCGGGTGGGCAGAAGCGTCGGCTGCAGCTGCTGCTGATCCTGCTCGACGAGCCGAACGTGCTGATCCTCGACGAGCCCACAAACGACCTCGACACCGACATGCTCGCCGCGATGGAGGACCTGCTCGACTCGTGGCCGGGCACCCTCGTGGTCGTCTCGCACGACCGATACTTGATGGAGCGGGTCACCGATCAGCAGTACGCGGTGATCGGCGGACACCTCCAGCATCTGCCCCGTGGCGTGGAGGAGTACCTCGAGCTGCGGCGCGCGCAGGAGCGGGCGGCGGCGGGGACGGCGGCTGTGGCTGCGCCTGTCGCTACGGCGGCGGCTCCCGCCCTGTCGGGCGCCGATCGGCGTGCGGCGGAGAAGGAGGTCGCGTCGCTCGATCGCCGCATCGAGAAGGCGACGGCCGAGAAGCAACAGCTGCACGACGCGTTCGCGACGCACGACCAGTCCGACTACGAGGGACTGGCGGCGCTGCAGCAGCGCCTCGCCGACGTGGATGCCCGCATCGTCGACTTTGAGACCCGCTGGCTGGAACTCTCGGAACACCTCGAGTCCTGA
- a CDS encoding SDR family NAD(P)-dependent oxidoreductase → MDLRLQGKRAFVSGSTRGIGFAIARALLSEGAAVIINGRDPERVNGAVASLRVSVPGASVDGIAADFAHPVEVAALVESLEDVDIVVANVGIFGLAPFEEVDDAEWQRYFEVDLLSAVRLSRGLIDPMLARGWGRIILISSESGIDVPADMIHYGVMKAGLLALGNGLAKLTRGTEVTVNTVVGGPTYSDGVAGVVEQISRAQEIDADELKATLAAGNRTSLLQRFIEPNEIADLVAYLASPRSSATNGAAVRADGGVLTGML, encoded by the coding sequence ATGGATCTCCGATTGCAGGGAAAGCGGGCCTTCGTCAGCGGTTCGACGCGGGGCATCGGCTTCGCGATCGCACGTGCGCTACTGTCCGAGGGCGCCGCCGTGATCATCAACGGCCGCGACCCGGAACGGGTGAATGGTGCCGTCGCCTCGCTGCGGGTCTCGGTGCCCGGAGCCTCGGTCGACGGGATCGCGGCCGACTTCGCCCACCCCGTCGAGGTCGCCGCTCTCGTGGAGAGCCTCGAAGACGTGGACATCGTGGTGGCCAATGTCGGGATCTTCGGTTTGGCCCCGTTCGAGGAGGTCGACGACGCCGAGTGGCAGAGGTATTTCGAGGTCGATCTGTTGAGCGCGGTCCGCTTGTCGCGCGGCCTGATCGACCCGATGCTCGCCCGCGGCTGGGGGCGCATCATCCTCATCAGCAGCGAATCGGGGATCGACGTCCCCGCCGACATGATCCACTACGGCGTGATGAAGGCGGGCCTGCTGGCGCTCGGCAACGGTCTCGCGAAGTTGACGCGCGGCACGGAGGTCACCGTGAACACGGTGGTCGGCGGGCCCACCTACTCGGACGGGGTCGCAGGCGTGGTCGAGCAGATCTCGCGTGCGCAAGAGATCGATGCGGACGAGCTCAAGGCCACCCTCGCCGCCGGCAACCGCACTTCGCTCCTGCAGCGCTTCATCGAGCCGAACGAGATCGCCGACCTCGTCGCCTACCTGGCGAGCCCGCGGTCC
- a CDS encoding molybdenum cofactor biosysynthesis protein, which produces MPEFSDRHDVEIVLLLAAPTHRYEGRPADGPAPATPVEVRTRIELKAGLGVVGDRHFNRPAHRRASATVMAVEKVEALVPALGLDAVPDFAATRRNIMLRGADVDALKGRRFVLDSGDGPVEFQGHRPANPCAWMDVMLAPGAFKALRGGGGIRCEPLTNGVLTKGPATLTILD; this is translated from the coding sequence ATGCCCGAGTTCAGCGACCGACACGACGTCGAGATCGTGCTCCTGCTCGCGGCGCCCACTCACCGCTACGAGGGACGCCCCGCCGATGGCCCGGCACCTGCGACTCCGGTTGAGGTGCGCACGCGGATCGAGCTCAAGGCGGGACTCGGGGTGGTCGGCGACCGCCACTTCAACCGGCCTGCCCACCGCCGCGCGTCCGCCACCGTCATGGCGGTCGAGAAGGTCGAGGCTCTGGTGCCCGCGCTCGGCCTCGACGCCGTGCCCGACTTCGCCGCCACCCGCCGCAACATCATGCTGCGCGGAGCGGACGTGGACGCGTTGAAGGGCCGCCGCTTCGTGCTCGACAGCGGCGACGGACCCGTGGAGTTCCAGGGGCACCGGCCCGCGAACCCGTGCGCGTGGATGGACGTGATGCTCGCGCCGGGCGCCTTCAAGGCCCTCCGTGGCGGCGGCGGCATCCGCTGCGAACCGCTCACCAACGGCGTGCTGACCAAGGGCCCTGCGACTCTGACGATCCTCGACTGA
- a CDS encoding 4-(cytidine 5'-diphospho)-2-C-methyl-D-erythritol kinase, with translation MGAAGKPVLVKAPGKLNVFMRVGQLQEDGYHDVATAYQAVSLCEEVKASPASDFSVSFEGPIDVNGLELDGSNIAIKAARLLARTVDYRGGVRLEITKRVPIAGGMGGGSADAAATLVACDALWGLGLSREDLHAIAARLGADVPFALMGGTAVGTGRGDELSPALAKGSFHWVLVLADYGLSTPRVYRELDQHRERNAADLSPAVVAPQVDADVLQALRAGDPHMLAESLHNDLQAASLHLAPALAGVLELGERNGALAGIVSGSGPTIAFLAADLDSAISLQIALSAARLNVTRVTGPVQGARVLHD, from the coding sequence ATGGGCGCGGCGGGAAAACCGGTGCTGGTGAAGGCACCCGGCAAGCTGAACGTGTTCATGCGTGTGGGTCAGCTCCAGGAGGACGGCTACCACGACGTCGCCACCGCCTACCAGGCGGTCTCCCTCTGCGAAGAGGTGAAGGCGTCGCCGGCGAGCGACTTCTCGGTCAGCTTCGAGGGCCCGATCGACGTCAACGGGCTCGAACTCGACGGCTCGAACATCGCCATCAAGGCGGCTCGCCTGCTCGCGCGCACCGTCGACTACCGAGGCGGCGTGCGGCTCGAGATCACCAAGCGCGTCCCGATTGCAGGAGGCATGGGCGGCGGGTCCGCTGATGCGGCCGCCACCCTTGTGGCCTGCGACGCGCTCTGGGGCCTCGGCCTCAGCCGCGAGGACCTGCACGCCATCGCCGCTCGCCTCGGCGCCGACGTGCCGTTCGCACTGATGGGCGGTACCGCAGTCGGCACCGGTCGCGGCGACGAGCTGAGCCCCGCTCTCGCGAAGGGCAGCTTCCACTGGGTGCTCGTGCTCGCCGATTACGGCCTCAGCACACCGCGGGTGTACCGGGAGCTCGACCAGCACCGCGAGCGCAACGCCGCCGATCTCTCACCCGCGGTCGTCGCGCCGCAGGTCGACGCCGACGTGTTACAGGCGCTGCGCGCCGGCGACCCGCACATGCTCGCCGAGAGCCTGCACAACGACCTGCAAGCGGCGTCGCTCCACCTGGCGCCGGCGCTCGCTGGCGTGCTCGAGCTCGGCGAGCGCAACGGCGCCCTCGCGGGCATCGTCTCCGGTTCCGGGCCGACGATCGCCTTCCTCGCCGCGGACCTCGACTCGGCCATCTCGCTGCAGATCGCACTCTCCGCCGCGCGGCTCAACGTCACCCGCGTCACCGGACCGGTGCAAGGCGCTCGCGTCCTGCACGACTGA
- a CDS encoding carbohydrate ABC transporter permease: MTATVPPPAAPPIAPAPPRSGTPTHRPARMSAKGRRTLGSVARFVTIGIVALLFLFPIFWMILASLKNNIDIVDPSRTFDFVPTFENFINVFTVADFGRFTFNSFVIAFAATAISLVLGLPAAYAIARYTVRSATAFILLARVIPGVSLLIPWYYLFAQVGIVGTFQVMILSHIFVSLPIIVAIMASFFEGMSIELEEAAQIDGLSLLGAFLRITLPLSVPGIATASILSFIFSWNNFLFALVLSGNDTKTLPVAIFNFIAYASVDWGGLMAASVVITVPVMLVALFVQRYIVSGLTAGATKG; the protein is encoded by the coding sequence ATGACCGCAACCGTTCCCCCGCCCGCCGCTCCCCCGATCGCGCCGGCACCGCCGCGTTCGGGCACGCCGACGCACCGTCCGGCGCGGATGTCGGCGAAGGGCCGCCGCACCCTCGGGTCGGTCGCCCGCTTCGTCACCATCGGCATCGTGGCGCTGCTGTTCCTGTTCCCGATCTTCTGGATGATCCTCGCGTCGCTGAAGAACAACATCGACATCGTCGACCCGAGTCGCACCTTCGACTTCGTGCCCACCTTCGAGAACTTCATCAACGTGTTCACGGTCGCCGATTTCGGGCGGTTCACCTTCAACAGCTTCGTCATCGCGTTCGCCGCGACCGCGATCTCGCTGGTGCTCGGTCTACCCGCGGCCTACGCCATCGCGCGCTACACGGTGCGCTCGGCGACGGCGTTCATCCTGCTCGCCCGCGTCATCCCCGGCGTCAGCCTGCTGATCCCCTGGTACTACCTCTTCGCACAGGTCGGCATCGTCGGCACCTTCCAGGTCATGATCCTCAGCCACATCTTCGTGTCGCTGCCGATCATCGTCGCGATCATGGCGAGCTTCTTCGAGGGCATGTCCATCGAGCTGGAAGAGGCGGCGCAGATCGACGGGCTCAGCCTGCTCGGCGCGTTCCTGCGCATCACCCTGCCGCTGTCGGTTCCCGGCATCGCGACGGCGTCGATCCTGTCGTTCATCTTCTCGTGGAACAACTTCCTGTTCGCCCTCGTGCTCTCGGGCAATGACACGAAGACGCTCCCCGTGGCGATCTTCAACTTCATCGCCTACGCAAGCGTCGACTGGGGCGGCCTCATGGCCGCGTCGGTCGTCATCACCGTGCCGGTCATGCTGGTGGCGCTGTTCGTGCAGCGCTACATCGTGAGCGGCCTCACCGCCGGCGCGACGAAGGGATAG
- a CDS encoding MarR family winged helix-turn-helix transcriptional regulator, which produces MIEDRTTRRLDGDDLETWSALATVLEWLPAALDEQLQRDAQVTHFEYGILYALANAPEATLRMSVLAGFANSSLSRLSRAATRLEARGWVQRATDPADGRFTLAMLTESGRAKFAEASPGHVELVHRVVLDRLTKQQKRQLREITSRLLSGIRDDEGWRPSAS; this is translated from the coding sequence GTGATCGAAGACCGAACGACCCGCCGTCTGGATGGGGATGACCTCGAAACCTGGTCGGCGCTCGCGACGGTGCTCGAGTGGCTGCCTGCGGCTCTCGACGAGCAGCTGCAGCGCGACGCGCAGGTGACCCACTTCGAGTACGGCATCCTTTACGCTCTGGCGAATGCGCCCGAAGCCACGCTTCGGATGAGCGTGCTCGCGGGTTTCGCGAACAGTTCGCTGTCCCGCCTCTCGCGGGCTGCGACCCGACTCGAAGCTCGAGGGTGGGTGCAGCGCGCCACCGACCCGGCCGACGGGCGATTCACGCTTGCGATGTTGACGGAGTCAGGACGGGCGAAGTTCGCCGAAGCGAGTCCCGGTCACGTCGAACTCGTGCATCGCGTGGTGCTCGATCGACTCACGAAGCAGCAGAAGCGACAGCTCCGCGAGATCACTAGTCGACTGTTGAGCGGCATACGGGATGACGAAGGATGGCGACCCTCGGCTTCCTGA
- a CDS encoding ZIP family metal transporter produces the protein MSDWLLAGVSGLIGASTLLLGAAIAYFVHVPRSVVAGVMAFGAGVLISALAYELVEEANDVGGLLPTVTGFLAGAVLFVVADWLVSRRGGRGRKNAGGTRAGDGNDSGGSGSAIAVGALIDGIPESIVLGLSVAGGGGLSVPIIAAIAISNIPEGLSSTAGMKADGRRAGYVFGVWGGIAGASTLAALLGYLFFGGAGANTVAFVTTIAAGGILAMLSNTMIPEAFQRDKVLTGLFATAGFLTAFTLHELG, from the coding sequence ATGAGTGATTGGCTGCTCGCCGGCGTCAGCGGGCTGATCGGCGCGAGCACACTGCTGCTCGGTGCCGCCATCGCGTACTTCGTGCACGTGCCCCGATCGGTCGTCGCCGGGGTGATGGCGTTCGGCGCCGGCGTTCTCATCTCAGCGCTCGCCTACGAGCTGGTCGAGGAGGCGAACGACGTCGGCGGTCTGCTTCCGACTGTGACCGGCTTCCTCGCCGGCGCGGTGCTCTTCGTCGTCGCCGACTGGCTCGTCTCGCGCCGAGGAGGCCGCGGTCGCAAGAACGCCGGCGGGACGCGAGCGGGCGACGGGAACGATTCGGGTGGCAGCGGATCGGCGATCGCGGTCGGCGCGCTCATCGACGGCATCCCCGAGTCGATCGTGCTGGGGCTCAGCGTCGCGGGCGGCGGTGGACTCAGCGTGCCGATCATCGCCGCGATTGCCATCTCGAACATCCCGGAAGGGCTGTCGAGCACCGCGGGCATGAAGGCCGACGGCCGGCGGGCGGGTTACGTCTTCGGCGTGTGGGGCGGCATCGCCGGCGCTTCCACCCTCGCCGCGTTGCTCGGCTACCTCTTCTTCGGCGGCGCCGGCGCGAACACCGTCGCGTTCGTGACGACGATCGCGGCGGGCGGCATCCTCGCGATGCTGTCGAACACGATGATCCCCGAGGCGTTTCAGCGCGACAAAGTGCTCACCGGGCTGTTCGCGACGGCGGGCTTCCTCACCGCCTTCACGCTGCACGAGCTCGGCTGA
- a CDS encoding MarR family winged helix-turn-helix transcriptional regulator, with product MPENDEVDRIVDAWQAVRPDLDFAPLQVLSRVKRLALHLERARRTSFAHAGIDSWEFDVLSALRRAGDPSELSPKALLAQNRVSSGTMTNRIDRLEQRGLVERRSDPGDGRGVLVALTAEGRTRVDEAISRLLDAENDLLGDLSPTDLDELGALLRRLSIAFDII from the coding sequence ATGCCGGAGAACGACGAGGTCGATCGCATCGTCGACGCATGGCAGGCTGTGCGGCCCGATCTCGACTTCGCGCCCCTGCAGGTGCTGTCGAGGGTGAAGCGGCTCGCCCTGCACCTCGAGCGCGCCCGCCGCACCTCGTTCGCGCACGCCGGCATCGACTCCTGGGAGTTCGACGTGCTGTCGGCCCTGCGTCGCGCCGGTGACCCGTCGGAGCTGAGCCCGAAGGCGTTGCTCGCGCAGAACCGGGTGTCGTCGGGCACCATGACGAACCGGATCGACCGGCTCGAGCAGCGCGGACTCGTCGAACGCCGTAGCGACCCAGGTGACGGGCGCGGCGTGCTCGTCGCCCTCACCGCCGAGGGGCGCACCCGCGTCGACGAGGCGATCAGTCGGCTGCTCGACGCGGAGAACGACCTACTGGGCGACCTTTCCCCCACGGACCTCGACGAACTCGGCGCCCTGCTCCGCCGCCTGAGCATCGCCTTCGACATCATCTGA